In one Pseudomonas tensinigenes genomic region, the following are encoded:
- the rhtB gene encoding homoserine/homoserine lactone efflux protein: protein MELQTWLAFFAACWVISLSPGAGAIASMSSGLQYGFWRGYWNALGLQIGLAVQIAIVGAGVGAILTASATAFHAIKWFGVAYLVYLAIKQWRAEPMDMSDDAAVRPIGKPLALIFRGFLVNISNPKALVFMLAVLPQFINPHAPLLIQYLVIGVTMVCVDLIVMAGYTGLASKVLRLLRTPQQQKRMNRTFAGLFIGAAAFMATLRKAAA, encoded by the coding sequence ATGGAGCTTCAAACATGGCTGGCGTTTTTTGCCGCCTGCTGGGTGATCAGTCTGTCTCCGGGTGCTGGCGCCATTGCGTCGATGTCCAGCGGTCTGCAATACGGTTTCTGGCGCGGTTACTGGAACGCCCTCGGCCTGCAGATTGGCCTGGCGGTGCAAATCGCGATTGTCGGCGCCGGTGTTGGCGCGATCCTGACCGCTTCGGCAACGGCCTTCCACGCGATCAAATGGTTTGGTGTGGCTTACCTCGTGTATCTGGCCATCAAGCAATGGCGCGCAGAGCCCATGGACATGAGTGATGACGCGGCGGTGCGGCCGATCGGCAAACCGCTGGCGCTAATATTCCGTGGCTTTCTGGTGAACATCAGCAACCCCAAGGCTTTGGTCTTCATGCTCGCGGTGCTGCCGCAGTTCATCAACCCGCATGCGCCGTTGCTGATTCAATATCTGGTGATTGGCGTGACCATGGTCTGCGTCGACCTGATCGTGATGGCCGGCTACACCGGTCTGGCGTCGAAGGTGTTGCGTCTGTTGCGCACACCGCAGCAGCAGAAGCGCATGAACCGCACGTTTGCCGGGCTGTTCATCGGTGCCGCGGCGTTTATGGCGACGTTGCGTAAAGCGGCGGCGTAA
- a CDS encoding ATP-binding cassette domain-containing protein: MIRLQNLTLQRGPQRLLEDAELTLHAGHKAGLIGANGAGKSSLFALIRGELHPDSGDCFLPADWRIAHMRQEIETLERLAVDYVLDGDLRLREVQRDLAAAEAAHDGAAQARLHSELDSADGYTADARARKLLAGLGFTNEQMDRQVGDFSGGWRMRLNLAQALMCPSDLLLLDEPTNHLDLDAIIWLEDWLKSYPGTLLLISHDRDFLDEVVDHVAHVDQRKITLYRGGYTAFERARAERLAQQQQAYEKQQAQRAHMESYIARFKAQATKARQAQSRIKALERMEELSAAHVDSPFDFVFRESTKISSPLIDLSDASLGYGEKTILEKVKLQLTPGARIGLLGPNGAGKSTLIKNLAGELSPIAGRLTRGENTVVGYFAQHQLDSLDSKASPLLHMQRLAPTEREQTLRDFLGGFDFRGARIDEPVLNFSGGEKARLALALIAWERPNLLLLDEPTNHLDLEMRLALTMALQEFSGAVLVVSHDRHLLKSTTDNFYLVADGKVEEFDGDLEDYARWLVEYRQRNAPVSNTPVNPDKTDKKAQRQAAAALRQQLAPHKREADKLEAELGKLHEKLAKVDASLGDSDIYEPARKNELRDLLAEQAKLKVREGELEEAWMEALEVLESMQAELEALS; this comes from the coding sequence ATGATCCGACTTCAGAACCTGACTTTACAGCGTGGCCCGCAACGTCTGCTAGAAGACGCCGAGCTGACCCTGCACGCCGGCCACAAAGCCGGCCTCATCGGTGCCAACGGCGCCGGCAAATCGAGCCTGTTTGCCCTGATTCGGGGTGAGCTGCACCCCGACTCGGGTGATTGCTTCCTGCCGGCTGACTGGCGCATCGCCCACATGCGCCAGGAAATCGAGACGCTTGAGCGCCTTGCCGTCGACTATGTGCTCGATGGCGACTTGCGTCTACGTGAGGTGCAACGTGACCTCGCCGCCGCCGAAGCGGCGCACGACGGTGCCGCTCAGGCCCGTCTGCATTCCGAACTCGACAGCGCCGACGGTTACACCGCCGATGCGCGGGCGCGCAAGCTGCTGGCCGGTCTCGGTTTCACCAACGAGCAGATGGATCGTCAGGTCGGGGATTTCTCCGGCGGCTGGCGGATGCGTCTGAACCTGGCGCAGGCATTAATGTGCCCGTCGGACCTGTTGTTGCTCGACGAACCGACCAACCACTTGGACCTCGACGCAATCATCTGGCTCGAAGATTGGCTGAAAAGCTATCCGGGCACCTTGCTGCTGATCTCCCACGACCGCGATTTCCTCGACGAAGTCGTCGATCACGTGGCCCACGTCGATCAGCGCAAAATCACCTTGTATCGCGGCGGCTACACCGCGTTCGAGCGCGCCCGTGCCGAACGTCTGGCCCAGCAGCAACAGGCCTACGAGAAGCAGCAGGCGCAACGTGCGCACATGGAAAGCTACATCGCCCGCTTCAAGGCGCAAGCGACCAAGGCCCGTCAGGCGCAGAGCCGGATCAAAGCCTTGGAACGGATGGAAGAGTTGTCGGCGGCCCACGTTGATTCACCGTTCGATTTCGTCTTCCGCGAGTCGACCAAGATCTCCAGCCCGCTGATCGACCTGTCCGATGCCAGCTTGGGTTACGGCGAAAAAACCATCCTCGAGAAGGTCAAGCTGCAACTGACCCCGGGTGCGCGGATCGGCCTGCTTGGCCCGAACGGCGCGGGTAAATCGACACTGATCAAGAACCTCGCCGGCGAACTGTCACCGATCGCCGGGCGCCTGACCCGTGGCGAGAACACCGTGGTCGGCTATTTCGCTCAACATCAACTCGACTCGTTGGATTCCAAGGCCAGCCCGTTGTTGCACATGCAGCGTCTGGCGCCGACCGAACGCGAGCAGACCCTGCGTGATTTCCTCGGTGGTTTCGACTTCCGTGGCGCGCGCATCGATGAGCCGGTACTGAATTTCTCCGGTGGCGAAAAGGCGCGTCTGGCCTTGGCGCTGATCGCTTGGGAACGTCCGAACCTGTTGCTGCTCGACGAACCGACCAACCACCTCGATCTGGAAATGCGCCTGGCGCTGACCATGGCGCTGCAGGAATTCAGCGGCGCGGTGCTGGTGGTGTCTCACGATCGGCATTTGCTCAAGAGCACCACCGACAATTTCTACCTGGTCGCTGACGGCAAGGTCGAAGAGTTCGATGGCGACCTCGAAGACTACGCACGCTGGCTGGTGGAATACCGCCAGCGCAACGCGCCGGTCAGCAACACCCCGGTCAATCCGGACAAGACCGACAAGAAGGCTCAGCGTCAGGCGGCCGCCGCGTTGCGTCAGCAACTGGCCCCGCACAAGCGTGAAGCCGACAAGCTCGAAGCCGAACTGGGCAAGCTCCACGAGAAACTCGCCAAGGTCGATGCGAGCCTTGGCGACAGCGACATCTACGAGCCAGCGCGCAAGAACGAATTACGCGATCTGTTGGCCGAGCAGGCCAAACTGAAGGTTCGCGAAGGCGAGTTGGAAGAAGCGTGGATGGAAGCCCTCGAGGTGCTGGAAAGCATGCAGGCGGAGCTGGAGGCGCTGTCCTGA
- a CDS encoding mechanosensitive ion channel family protein: MEAFKLPLPAVWVEPIWFTVQILLILLAGYLTQRFVAKGLTRLGERYPFPPQLLMPLRGVLRWLIMGSALIFVLERLGVSATVLWTALSGFVAVAAVAFFAMWSVLSNLLCAILIFTVGPFRLGDIVELVDTTDKPGVKGRVVAINLLYTTLIEAEELGTGSAMVQVPNSLFFQRSVRRWRGTDVFPSSGFEK; this comes from the coding sequence ATGGAAGCGTTCAAGCTGCCGCTGCCGGCGGTGTGGGTCGAGCCGATCTGGTTTACGGTGCAGATTCTGCTGATCCTGCTGGCCGGCTATCTCACCCAGCGCTTCGTCGCCAAAGGCCTGACCCGGTTGGGCGAGCGCTATCCGTTCCCGCCGCAGTTGCTGATGCCGCTGCGTGGCGTGCTGCGTTGGTTGATCATGGGCAGCGCGCTGATCTTCGTATTGGAGCGCCTCGGTGTCTCGGCCACGGTGTTGTGGACGGCGCTGTCGGGTTTCGTTGCGGTGGCAGCGGTGGCGTTCTTCGCGATGTGGAGTGTGTTGTCGAATTTGCTCTGCGCGATTCTGATCTTCACGGTCGGGCCGTTTCGGCTGGGCGATATCGTTGAGCTGGTGGACACCACGGACAAGCCGGGCGTCAAAGGCCGGGTGGTGGCGATCAATCTGCTCTACACCACGTTGATCGAGGCTGAAGAGCTGGGGACTGGCAGCGCCATGGTGCAAGTGCCCAACAGTCTGTTCTTCCAGCGCTCGGTGCGGCGTTGGCGCGGGACGGATGTGTTTCCTTCCAGCGGATTCGAGAAGTAG
- a CDS encoding TIGR02444 family protein: MSSDLWSFSLATYARPGVEDACLQLQTAGANVCLLLCGLWLEQRGVTCDEQRVRQLQALTGQWDIEVVQPLRTLRMQWKARAVDDAVLKGMREQIKSLELEAERALLSRLEGVAQEWMENDAGSETWLEELAGTAASPNRDALQVLRVAATDT, encoded by the coding sequence ATGTCCTCTGACCTGTGGAGCTTTTCCCTTGCCACCTACGCCCGACCGGGCGTGGAAGATGCTTGTCTGCAACTGCAAACGGCGGGCGCGAATGTGTGCCTGCTGCTGTGTGGTTTGTGGCTGGAACAACGCGGGGTGACTTGCGATGAACAACGCGTAAGGCAGCTTCAGGCGCTGACCGGTCAGTGGGATATCGAGGTGGTGCAGCCGCTGCGAACCCTGCGCATGCAATGGAAAGCGCGGGCGGTGGATGACGCGGTTTTGAAAGGCATGCGCGAGCAGATCAAATCACTGGAGCTGGAAGCTGAGCGAGCGTTGCTGTCACGGCTTGAGGGTGTGGCGCAGGAGTGGATGGAAAACGACGCAGGCTCGGAAACCTGGCTGGAAGAATTGGCCGGCACGGCAGCCAGCCCGAACCGCGACGCGCTGCAAGTGCTGCGCGTCGCGGCAACCGACACTTAG